One segment of Plasmodium vivax chromosome 14, whole genome shotgun sequence DNA contains the following:
- a CDS encoding hypothetical protein (encoded by transcript PVX_101470A), whose product MKRDRNQQVGEGKGKRKKNDHGDEVDVVGPAGAGKEAAAEGGKDGAQKSGKDIETFNPQLSARELKKIQYYENMFKKMERKREERQNEADNKGKRKGSNARKVKRETEPSSKEKGEESGEVAGEASNEAAGDLAVEASNEAVIREETGEDARQSGVKETTQGNSQKGEKSAKDSEVAKDKLKKANPKEEPTETCADAVGREKRDELHSMDGEERGKNDKWRKVEKAQMRIKEEELRMEKGVSSEMREGSNKAVPLKGKKFVENANPIVSDSEGGGEGDEEDAEEDDHDDELRSAERNPPHGDKHNDQSSASPKHYTYNENRMAEAGDNSGKVKEENRSSGRHKMDGEKGHESDRDVNYDNDPNEMINFEGKRKIYSEAERKKRVLKIKRSFSVSSNINEYFFNTNSIQLMSDNYPSAYVKEEQSSGEDNENEPNFSYKKKKLLKLLTRTGGKANNVVHPLAVANNDSSSNNTEGGNYNLADSHKWLTWKSKKNYSICFASNNNSRKRNKWHIVHSYSEPRIETNELVDLRPNGEEKKFVDEHMNMNGRSNGTSNGTEYFIIGEDPPMGKKSFCEKKFNGKSEEGSSSTNVMMHANKKFDVNCCIRKYLDNMRYTNLKKLKKVNRGNLKLYVQGCTNFLNFDKVDSAILSMRKFQEALQRRGGVNGGEEGGEAAS is encoded by the coding sequence ATGAAAAGGGATAGAAACCAACAAGTAGGTGAAGGGaaagggaagagaaaaaaaaatgatcatgGTGATGAGGTCGACGTGGTAGGGCCAGCTGGGGCTGGAAAAGAAGCCGccgcagaagggggaaaagatgGGGCTCAAAAAAGTGGGAAGGACATCGAAACGTTTAATCCGCAACTCAGTGCAAGGGAGTTGAAAAAGATTCAGTACTACGAAAATATGTTTAAGAAAATGGAACGGAAAAGGGAGGAGCGCCAGAACGAGGCGGACAacaaggggaagaggaaaggTAGCAACGCGAGGAAGGTGAAGAGGGAAACGGAGCCGAGCAGtaaggagaagggggaagagtCAGGAGAAGTGGCAGGGGAAGCGTCAAATGAAGCGGCAGGAGATCTGGCAGTTGAAGCTTCAAACGAAGCAGTGATCAGGGAGGAAACAGGAGAGGACGCTAGGCAAAGTGGCGTGAAGGAAACCACCCAGGGAAacagccaaaaaggggaaaaaagcgcGAAAGATTCGGAAGTTGCGAAAGACAAGCTGAAAAAGGCGAACCCGAAGGAGGAACCAACAGAGACATGTGCAGATGCAGTCGGCAGGGAGAAACGAGATGAACTTCACTCGATGGATGGTGAGGAACGCGGCAAGAATGACAAATGGAGAAAAGTAGAAAAGGCGCAAATGAGAATTAAGGAAGAGGAGCTAAGGATGGAAAAAGGTGTGAGTTCCGAAATGAGGGAGGGAAGCAATAAAGCTGTTCCATtgaaagggaagaagttcGTAGAGAATGCTAACCCCATTGTGAGTGATAGcgagggaggaggagaaggagatgaagaagatgcAGAAGAAGACGACCATGATGATGAGTTGCGCAGTGCGGAGAGGAACCCCCCACATGGTGACAAACACAACGATCAGAGTAGCGCTTCCCCGAagcattatacatataacgAAAACCGAATGGCGGAAGCAGGGGATAATAGCGGCAAGgtaaaggaagaaaatagAAGTAGTGGAaggcacaaaatggatggcGAAAAGGGACACGAATCAGACCGTGATGTAAATTATGATAATGACCCAAATGAGATGATAAACTTCgaagggaagaggaaaatataCTCAGAAgctgaaaggaaaaaaagagttttaaaaattaagaggAGCTTCTCGGTGAGCtcaaatataaatgaatattttttcaacacAAATTCGATACAGTTGATGAGCGATAATTACCCCAGTGCGTACGTAAAGGAAGAACAAAGTTCAGGAGAGGACAATGAAAACGAGCCAAACTttagttacaaaaaaaaaaaactcctaaAATTGTTAACGCGCACAGGTGGTAAAGCCAACAACGTTGTTCATCCCTTGGCTGTAGCGAATAATGACAGTAGTAGCAATAACACCGAGGGGGGGAATTATAACTTGGCCGATTCGCACAAATGGCTAACatggaaaagtaaaaaaaattacagcaTTTGCTTCGCTTCGAATAATAACAGTAGGAAGCGAAACAAATGGCACATTGTGCACAGTTATAGTGAGCCCCGCATTGAAACAAATGAACTTGTCGACTTGCGTCCaaatggtgaagaaaaaaagtttgtTGATGAACATATGAATATGAATGGCAGATCAAATGGCACATCAAATGGTAcagaatattttatcattggGGAAGACCCACCCATGGGGAAGAAAtcattttgcgaaaaaaaattcaacggAAAATCTGAAGAAGGCAGTAGCTCCACAAATGTGATGATGCAtgcgaataaaaaattcgatGTGAACTGTTGCATTAGGAAGTATCTTGATAATATGCGGTacacaaatttaaaaaaattaaaaaaagtgaacagaGGCAATTTAAAGTTGTATGTGCAGGGgtgtacaaattttttaaactttgaCAAGGTGGATAGCGCCATCCTGTCCATGCGGAAATTCCAGGAGGCTCTGCAGCGGAGGGGTGGCGTGAATGGCGGTGAAGAGGGAGGCGAAGCGGCTTCGTAA
- a CDS encoding hypothetical protein, conserved (encoded by transcript PVX_101480A), producing the protein MNETFFSQNENELTSEYHIPEKEVDAPPAKDAQALQHVVSKGENGEGEKGEGENEENENDGEIRGDENCGNENRGNENRNDQNRDEEKYNILNMLNEIKEDLLLENEKLQQQSSQKVHIAEGEDGDKPDRNAANHAVKQTSNQDNHAIETKNANNDNGVALENGQCGEEVRVPNSNDKTGENPKKLPKEEPQVEEEPLEKQLNPSDAQVNSPDAAPNEQSQKNVGSKKGSGRPYKNTKNIPSDAKSTPFLSKETPKKRKAKNGPNPEYAALAMHSMHPAHSANLAKVTKTNNPLIDEEIEYLTNCEFVTHNYLKGIAKKNPRVKSDNVNIDIFYSSRSEKSMDESEGEEDAGAEAGAGAEAEAEADSSVDSIEEFYENICQSDAPLDFYKNSLSAKQEVKEVQPEYFLNTENSATEEIQILNRYIKDMTEGQQKNSSPIDVDNKLVNILSLSFLTFIDHVIYDSHIYALKSEFTPGGEADKGKKSTTDGISTPNGNSQNECLDGEAVRERTENINIVGGNAPNGTNLQNDPDKDNTEMCPPKEKSFSMNDTQDGQRKEPPRAVDQLDNPEKGAKQEAAQNGGVNTPERGDQVGTEIIYTPDVINLCLTNLYNQELVSKIMNQKMSEGDTSGAGTDNVKESAPNTSKLIHNHTTAATAQPGKTEKTHSKESANEMNSKSGGLLKSKDSLQTNINHKLNKRQIIINKINEKIKKKSINSLQSCANTKKYSLDDLFEL; encoded by the coding sequence ATGAACGAAACGTTTTTCagtcaaaatgaaaacgaaTTGACGAGCGAATACCACATTCCCGAGAAAGAAGTTGACGCCCCCCCCGCGAAGGACGCACAGGCATTGCAGCATGTAGTAAGCAAGGGCGAAAATGGGGAgggtgaaaaaggggagggcgaaaatgaggagaatgAGAACGATGGAGAGATCCGCGGCGATGAGAACTGCGGCAATGAGAACCGCGGAAATGAGAACCGCAACGATCAGAACCGCGACGAAGAAAAGTACAACATTTTAAACATGCTGAATGAAATCAAAGAGGACCTCCTGTTGGAAAACGAAAAGCTGCAGCAACAGAGCAGCCAAAAGGTGCACATCGCAGAGGGGGAGGATGGCGACAAACCTGACCGCAACGCTGCCAATCACGCAGTTAAGCAGACCTCCAACCAAGACAACCACGCGATCGAAACGAAAAACGCAAATAACGACAATGGCGTAGCGTTGGAGAATGGCCAATGCGGTGAGGAAGTAAGGGTCCCCAATAGTAACgacaaaacgggggaaaacCCAAAGAAGCTACCCAAGGAAGAACCCCAAGTGGAAGAGGAACCTTTGGAAAAGCAGTTAAACCCCAGCGATGCTCAAGTGAACAGCCCAGATGCTGCTCCAAATGAGCAGAGTCAGAAAAATGTGGGCAGTAAGAAGGGCTCAGGCAGGCCAtataaaaacacaaaaaacaTTCCGAGTGATGCAAAAAGTACCCCATTTTTAAGCAAAGAAACcccaaaaaagaggaaggccAAAAATGGACCCAACCCAGAGTACGCTGCGCTGGCAATGCATTCGATGCACCCTGCACATTCGGCCAATTTGGCCAAAGTTACCAAAACGAACAACCCACTTATAGACGAAGAAATTGAATACCTAACGAACTGTGAATTTGTGACACACAACTACCTCAAGGggattgcaaaaaagaacccCAGAGTAAAAAGCGATAACGTTAACATAGACATTTTTTACTCAAGCAGGAGTGAAAAGTCGATGGATGAAAGTGAGGGAGAGGAAGACGCGGGGGCAGAGGCCGGAGCAGGCGccgaagcagaagcagaagcagacAGCTCCGTAGACTCAATTGAAGAGTTCTATGAAAATATTTGCCAATCAGATGCGCCGCtcgatttttataaaaattcatTAAGTGCCAAACAGGAGGTGAAGGAAGTCCAACCGGAGTATTTTCTCAACACAGAAAATAGCGCAACGGAGGAAATTCAAATTTTGAATAGATACATAAAAGACATGACAGAAGGTCAGCAGAAAAATTCGTCCCCCATTGATGTAGATAACAAATTGGTTAATATTCTTtccctctcctttttaaccTTTATTGACCATGTGATTTATGATTCCCACATTTACGCTTTGAAGAGTGAATTTACACCGGGGGGAGAGGCGgacaaggggaaaaaaagcaccACTGATGGGATTTCTACCCCAAATGGGAACTCCCAAAATGAGTGCCTAGATGGAGAAGCGGTACGAGAAAGGACTGAAAACATCAACATCGTTGGGGGGAACGCCCCCAATGGGACTAACCTCCAAAACGACCCTGACAAAGATAACACAGAAATGTgccccccaaaggagaaaTCATTTAGCATGAATGACACACAAGATGGTCAACGTAAGGAGCCTCCTCGTGCTGTTGACCAGTTAGATAATCCTGAAAAAGGGGCCAAGCAGGAGGCTGCCCAAAATGGTGGCGTGAATACCCCAGAGCGTGGCGACCAAGTGGGCACCGAAATTATTTACACCCCGGACGTAATCAACCTATGCCTAACCAACTTGTATAACCAGGAACTCGTAAGCAAAATTATGAACCAGAAAATGAGCGAAGGGGATACCAGCGGCGCAGGTACAGACAACGTGAAGGAGAGCGCCCCTAATACTAGCAAATTAATTCATAACCATACCACCGCAGCTACGGCACAGCCgggcaaaacggaaaaaacaCACTCAAAAGAAAGCGCGAACGAAATGAACTCCAAAAGTGGAGGACTCCTCAAAAGCAAGGACTCTCTGCAAACGAACATAAATcacaaattaaataaacGACAAATTATTatcaacaaaataaatgaaaaaattaaaaaaaaaagtatcaaCAGTTTGCAGAGTTGTGCAAACACGAAGAAGTATTCACTGGATGATTTGTTCGAgctttaa
- a CDS encoding tryptophanyl-tRNA synthetase, putative (encoded by transcript PVX_101475A) — translation MRSGRVLLLCLLILAQINLYAYAKMVRKGGCTPFLSKAPKMRRTKLKVKLKSGCTYLTGIKPSGSIHLGNYIGCLNPIINLEAKRNAHFEKGKTKKAVRIYKIILIADLHSLTSLDNLPTLKKNVVDSVNTILSLIIDMYVKKKKYIQVFINNVKLEHLLKLGNIDQMMNGDIFHQLARGNGREGYQCYSFLKDPSGNECSQVKNDREVFHEYNPPCNDADPPFNPHVEKKDEEHQRTNVKNKIKQKHYFCIFRQSDIAQHTSLYYLINSFTSVNMLNAHVHVKNTPKHKSVALLSYPNLMLADILLYKPDYLIVGVDQKKNTEMMKTISRKINSYIPHMISLPKVFPSKFYVQIMNLDGQQKMSKHSCDDLSGNVQNDHNVIYLFDEKHIIEKKIKKSKTDNCNNLVYAQSGRKEINNLINLFFFFYHYKMRGVPKVSQPGCDMPPLTPHANQLFLNKQEQTTQNKSTSFSSTSQYERNYNHDVTCSDEVSPQVGTKKGDEENFHPSSQNNINPNINPQIGNHILSCYKNNYATFKYELSHLIYEHFVLPRFVYSVLQSDGGNLVNQVLRDGRKCLSRRAAKTFQNFKKRLNI, via the exons ATGAGGAGCGGACGAGTGCTCCTCTTGTGCCTCCTCATACTTGCGCAGATTAACCTTTACGCATATGCCAAAATGGTGCGCAAGGGAGGTTGCACTCCCTTTCTTTCGAAGGCCcccaaaatgagaagaacgAAATTGAAAGTTAAGCTCAAAAGCGGTTGTACCTATCTAACCGGGATTAAG CCGAGCGGCAGCATCCACCTGGGGAATTACATCGGGTGCCTGAACCCAATCATCAACTTGGAAGCAAAGAGGAACGCCCACTTTGAgaaaggcaaaacaaaaaaggcggTGAggatatacaaaataatactAATAGCAGATTTGCACTCCCTAACAAGCTTGGATAATCTCcccactttaaaaaaaaacgtcgtCGATTCGGTTAACACCATTCTCTCTTTAATCATAGACatgtatgtaaaaaaaaaaaaatacatacaggttttcataaataatgtaaaattagAGCATCTGTTGAAATTGGGCAACATAGATCAGATGATGAACGGAGATATTTTTCACCAACTCGCACGAGGCAACGGTAGAGAAGGTTACCAATGTTACTCATTTTTGAAAGACCCATCAGGAAATGAGTGCTCACAGGTGAAGAATGATAGGGAGGTCTTCCACGAGTACAACCCCCCCTGCAATGACGCAGACCCACCGTTTAACCCccatgtggaaaaaaaagacgaagaGCACCAACGAACAAacgtgaaaaacaaaataaaacagaaaCACTATTTCTGCATATTTAGACAGTCGGACATTGCACAGCATACTTCACTCTACTATTTGATAAACTCCTTCACTTCAGTTAACATGCTgaacgcacatgtgcatgtgaaGAATACGCCAAAACACAAATCCGTGGCGTTACTTTCTTACCCCAATTTAATGCTAGCAGATATTTTGCTATACAAACCAGATTACTTAATAGTGGGAGtggaccaaaaaaaaaacaccgaAATGATGAAAACAATTTcgagaaaaataaactcGTACATTCCTCATATGATAAGTTTGCCAAAAGTATTCCCCTccaaattttatgtacaaaTAATGAACCTTGATGGGcaacaaaaaatgagcaaacatAGCTGTGATGACCTTTCGGGAAATGTTCAAAATGACCATAACGTTATTTACCTCTTTGATGAAAAACACAtaatagagaaaaaaattaaaaaaagtaaaacggATAACTGCAACAATTTAGTGTATGCCCAATCTGGCAGGAAAGAAATTAATAATCTCAtaaatttgttcttctttttttaccactACAAGATGAGGGGCGTACCAAAGGTGAGTCAACCAGGCTGTGATATGCCACCGCTTACCCCCCATGCCAACCAACTATTCCTAAACAAACAAGAGCAAACTACACAGAATAAGTCCACAtctttttcctccacctCACAATATGAAAGAAATTACAACCACGATGTTACCTGCTCAGACGAGGTATCCCCCCAAGTGGGCACAAAGAAAGGGGACgaagaaaattttcatcCCTCCTCACAAAATAACATTAATCCAAATATTAACCCCCAAATTGGAAACCACATCTTATCatgttacaaaaataattacgcCACCTTCAAATATGAATTGTCTCATTTGATTTACGAGCACTTCGTGCTGCCGAGGTTTGTTTACTCCGTTCTGCAGTCCGATGGTGGGAACTTGGTTAACCAAGTTTTGAGGGACGGGAGGAAATGCCTCTCCCGCAGGGCGGCCAAGACGTTCCAG aatttcaaaaaaaggctaaACATTTAA